From Clostridia bacterium, one genomic window encodes:
- a CDS encoding low molecular weight protein arginine phosphatase, producing the protein MVVDSVSRRILVICGGNTCRSPMAEVMLRSMLLRSGAAMGSPSGDAADTVVESAGAAAVDGMSASQKAIAALARIGLDLSGHRSRALTREIISKADVILAMEVKHAARAVELDPNAADRTRTLADHNIPDPYGGSLDEYERTRDQIEAALRKYLNEDRGDVS; encoded by the coding sequence ATGGTGGTGGATTCGGTGAGCCGGAGGATACTGGTAATATGCGGCGGGAACACCTGCAGGAGCCCGATGGCAGAGGTGATGCTCAGGAGCATGCTGCTGCGCTCGGGCGCCGCGATGGGCAGTCCTTCGGGTGATGCCGCCGATACGGTGGTCGAATCGGCGGGGGCAGCGGCAGTTGACGGGATGTCTGCGTCGCAGAAGGCCATCGCGGCATTGGCCAGGATCGGGCTGGATCTGTCGGGCCACCGCTCCCGAGCGCTCACTCGCGAGATCATATCGAAGGCGGATGTGATCCTGGCGATGGAGGTCAAGCACGCGGCACGGGCCGTCGAGCTTGATCCGAATGCGGCCGACCGCACTCGAACACTGGCAGATCACAACATTCCCGACCCATACGGAGGGTCGCTAGATGAGTATGAGCGCACGAGGGACCAGATAGAGGCTGCGCTGCGCAAGTACCTGAACGAGGATCGAGGCGATGTAAGTTGA